The following proteins are co-located in the Roseovarius arcticus genome:
- a CDS encoding Hint domain-containing protein gives MLHTFSALNENDIDAGGSLQEGESFTMPAGFSHEIQVEDDDSHLSGDVDNISDDSTQSSEVYDDGGLVTSGTIYVDEIWTLEAPDGTTYTAYQIEIEGTAKDFVAFAAPPPPPGTVLTLMSSNATPDPVSYSSIHDENAPVCYVSGTLIDTPDGPRAIETLCPGDLVNTVDDGQQPVLWIHRGHQALEGTCSEKRPVLIQAGAFSKGCPSRDLIISPQHRILVGSQGQLGDLFCGERFAPAKALTLLPRIRHMRGKRQITWIHFALKRHSVVRANGCYSESLLLGPMVLKGLCRRERRALDEIFGSAVPKQVPLNGPPARETLTVGEVKRQIARHLKKEGGRVADEVRKWDRDLEMERYEAQQMREAS, from the coding sequence GTGCTTCATACTTTTTCCGCGCTCAACGAGAACGACATTGATGCTGGCGGTTCGTTGCAGGAGGGCGAAAGCTTCACTATGCCCGCAGGCTTCAGCCATGAGATACAGGTTGAGGATGATGATTCCCACCTATCTGGGGATGTCGACAATATATCGGACGATTCTACCCAGTCGTCAGAGGTCTATGACGACGGCGGTTTGGTCACCAGCGGCACGATCTATGTCGATGAGATTTGGACGCTGGAGGCGCCGGACGGCACGACCTATACGGCCTATCAAATCGAAATCGAGGGAACTGCAAAGGATTTCGTGGCTTTTGCCGCACCGCCGCCGCCGCCCGGTACGGTACTAACTTTGATGTCCAGCAACGCTACCCCCGATCCGGTATCATACTCATCGATCCATGACGAAAACGCGCCGGTGTGTTATGTGTCGGGAACCCTGATCGACACACCGGACGGTCCTCGCGCGATCGAGACACTCTGCCCGGGCGATCTTGTCAATACCGTAGATGACGGGCAGCAGCCGGTCCTTTGGATCCATCGCGGACATCAGGCTCTTGAAGGTACTTGTTCAGAAAAGCGTCCGGTCCTGATCCAAGCTGGGGCCTTCAGCAAGGGGTGCCCGTCGCGCGACCTCATCATCTCACCGCAGCACCGAATTCTGGTAGGCAGCCAGGGGCAACTAGGCGACCTGTTTTGCGGCGAGCGCTTCGCGCCGGCAAAGGCGCTCACCTTATTGCCCCGTATCCGGCATATGCGTGGCAAGCGGCAAATTACCTGGATACACTTCGCATTGAAGCGGCATAGCGTCGTGCGCGCCAACGGGTGTTATTCGGAATCGCTGCTGCTGGGGCCGATGGTGCTAAAGGGTCTTTGCCGACGTGAGCGGAGGGCCTTAGATGAGATATTCGGCAGTGCGGTGCCCAAACAGGTGCCCTTGAACGGCCCGCCCGCACGAGAGACCCTGACCGTCGGCGAGGTGAAACGCCAAATTGCCCGGCATCTCAAAAAGGAGGGCGGTCGCGTCGCAGATGAAGTTCGGAAATGGGATCGTGATCTTGAGATGGAGCGGTACGAGGCACAGCAGATGCGAGAAGCGTCATAG
- a CDS encoding LysR family transcriptional regulator, with protein MHIEFRHLRTIRAIHACGGLARAADHLNITQSALSHQIKGLEDQAGVELFVRRSKPMTLSAAGLRLLRVANKVLPEIEALEAEFSGVRDGSSGRLHIAIECHACFEWLFPVLEAFRKNWPEVDVDIRPGLAFDALPALQKEEVDLVVSSDPEALRGIGFKPLFDYEPVFLASATHPLAQKAFIEAEDFRGETLITYPVDRSRLDVFTELLTPAKVEPASIRQVELTAVILLLVASNRGVAVLPDWVVRELRTSTDYVVRPITEGGLTKRLYAAIRDDDAAKPFMAHLLKLAREIPVKLQRREGVSG; from the coding sequence ATGCACATCGAGTTCAGGCATTTGCGAACAATCCGCGCGATCCACGCTTGCGGTGGGCTGGCACGCGCCGCCGATCATCTGAACATCACGCAATCAGCCCTTAGCCACCAGATAAAGGGGCTGGAGGATCAGGCGGGGGTAGAACTGTTCGTGCGCCGCTCCAAGCCGATGACGCTGTCGGCCGCGGGCCTGCGCCTGCTGCGCGTCGCGAACAAAGTGCTGCCCGAGATCGAGGCGCTGGAGGCCGAATTTAGCGGCGTGCGCGACGGCAGCTCTGGCCGCTTGCACATCGCTATCGAGTGTCATGCCTGTTTTGAATGGCTGTTCCCGGTGCTGGAGGCGTTTCGGAAAAACTGGCCCGAGGTCGATGTCGATATCCGCCCCGGCCTCGCCTTTGACGCGCTGCCCGCACTGCAAAAGGAGGAGGTGGATCTGGTCGTCAGTTCCGATCCCGAAGCGCTGCGCGGCATCGGGTTCAAGCCGTTATTCGATTACGAGCCGGTGTTTCTGGCATCCGCCACGCACCCGCTGGCGCAGAAGGCGTTTATCGAGGCCGAGGATTTTCGCGGCGAGACACTGATCACCTACCCGGTCGATCGCTCGCGGTTGGATGTGTTTACTGAGTTGCTGACCCCCGCCAAGGTAGAGCCTGCCAGCATCCGCCAAGTGGAACTGACCGCAGTGATCCTGTTGCTGGTCGCATCAAATCGAGGCGTCGCCGTCCTGCCCGACTGGGTCGTGCGCGAACTGCGCACCAGCACTGACTATGTCGTGCGGCCCATCACAGAAGGCGGCCTAACCAAGCGTCTCTATGCCGCGATCCGCGACGACGACGCGGCCAAGCCGTTTATGGCGCATCTGCTGAAACTGGCGCGGGAGATTCCGGTGAAGTTGCAGAGAAGGGAAGGGGTTTCGGGGTGA
- the metF gene encoding methylenetetrahydrofolate reductase [NAD(P)H] has translation MHAPRVSFEFFPPKSLEASFRLWDTVHTLAPLAPRFVSVTYGAGGTTRTLTREAVSTLHSATGLNVAAHLTCVNATKAETMAIADEFHAAGVREIVALRGDAPKGSSGFSPHPEGFKDSCELIAALKERGDFTTIRVGAYPEAHPEAADTSADIDWLKRKFDAGADEAITQFFFSADTFLRFRDRCAAAGIDKPIIPGIFPIENWTGARRFAESCGTTVPAWLNSAFQTAERDGRSDLLAIAHATELCSTLMEHGVSDLHFYTLNRPELTRDICHALGITPKVELRDVA, from the coding sequence ATGCATGCGCCCAGAGTATCATTCGAATTCTTCCCTCCCAAGTCGCTGGAGGCGTCATTTCGTCTGTGGGATACCGTGCATACGCTGGCCCCGTTGGCGCCGCGCTTTGTTTCGGTCACCTACGGCGCGGGCGGCACGACCCGCACGCTGACGCGCGAGGCGGTCAGCACGCTGCACAGCGCGACCGGCCTGAACGTGGCTGCGCATTTGACCTGCGTGAATGCGACAAAGGCCGAGACGATGGCCATCGCCGATGAGTTCCACGCGGCCGGCGTGCGCGAGATCGTGGCGCTTCGCGGTGATGCGCCCAAGGGCAGCAGCGGCTTTAGCCCCCATCCCGAGGGGTTCAAGGACAGTTGCGAGTTGATCGCGGCCCTAAAGGAACGCGGTGATTTCACCACCATCCGCGTCGGCGCCTACCCCGAAGCCCACCCAGAGGCGGCAGACACGAGTGCCGATATCGACTGGCTAAAGCGCAAGTTTGACGCGGGCGCAGACGAGGCGATCACGCAGTTCTTCTTTAGCGCCGACACGTTCCTGCGCTTTCGCGATCGTTGTGCCGCGGCTGGCATCGACAAACCGATCATCCCCGGCATTTTCCCGATCGAGAACTGGACTGGCGCGCGGCGCTTTGCCGAATCGTGCGGCACTACGGTCCCGGCTTGGCTGAATTCGGCGTTCCAAACGGCCGAGCGTGACGGGCGCAGCGACCTGCTGGCCATTGCCCACGCGACCGAGCTGTGCAGTACGCTGATGGAGCATGGCGTGAGCGATCTGCACTTCTATACGCTGAACCGCCCCGAACTGACGCGCGATATCTGCCACGCTCTGGGGATCACGCCCAAGGTTGAGCTGCGCGACGTCGCCTAA
- a CDS encoding HD domain-containing protein: MDHVSFTQMKDGTKEDYDFLNRHEIDHTRHTAQRLLTALVDLDKGLSGYKITRLGHSLQSATRAQRDGADTDWIVAALLHDIGDIYAPYNHDEYAATILKPFVREQCTWCVQTHGDFQMVYYGHHLDGADPDKRERHRGHPYFDDCAEFCERWDQASFDPDYDTLPLSDFALLVEQVFARTPYDPAVIRPGARVPLTGA; encoded by the coding sequence ATGGATCACGTCAGCTTTACTCAAATGAAGGACGGTACGAAGGAGGATTACGACTTCTTGAACCGCCATGAGATCGACCATACCCGCCACACCGCCCAGCGCCTGCTGACCGCGCTTGTGGATCTGGACAAGGGGCTATCGGGCTACAAGATCACGCGGCTGGGCCATTCGCTACAATCGGCCACCCGCGCACAGCGCGACGGGGCTGACACCGATTGGATTGTCGCCGCGCTGCTGCACGATATTGGCGATATCTATGCGCCCTACAATCACGACGAATACGCCGCCACCATTCTCAAACCCTTTGTACGCGAGCAATGCACATGGTGCGTGCAGACCCACGGCGATTTCCAGATGGTATATTACGGCCACCACTTGGACGGCGCCGACCCGGACAAGCGTGAGCGGCATCGCGGCCACCCCTATTTCGACGACTGCGCCGAATTCTGCGAACGCTGGGATCAGGCCAGCTTTGATCCAGACTACGACACGCTACCTCTCAGCGACTTTGCACTGTTAGTCGAGCAGGTGTTTGCGCGAACGCCCTATGACCCGGCCGTGATCCGCCCCGGCGCGCGGGTGCCGCTGACAGGGGCATGA
- a CDS encoding GFA family protein — protein sequence MKATCHCGAVELRVTLSDGLATARRCDCSFCARRGAAAVTAPLNGIEVLRGADKLTLYTFNTGTAQHYFCSICGIYTHHRRRSNPNEYGVNLAALEGVNPRDLGDIGWVDGRNHPSDS from the coding sequence ATGAAGGCAACATGCCATTGCGGAGCGGTGGAACTGCGCGTGACATTGTCGGACGGGCTTGCGACCGCCCGCCGCTGCGATTGCAGCTTTTGCGCGCGTCGCGGGGCGGCGGCAGTCACGGCTCCGTTAAATGGGATCGAGGTGCTGCGCGGCGCCGATAAACTGACGCTCTACACATTCAATACCGGCACGGCGCAGCACTACTTCTGCTCGATCTGCGGGATTTACACGCACCATCGCAGACGGTCGAATCCGAATGAATACGGTGTCAACTTAGCCGCACTTGAGGGGGTGAATCCCCGCGATCTGGGCGATATCGGCTGGGTCGACGGGCGCAATCACCCATCCGACAGCTAA
- a CDS encoding DUF2235 domain-containing protein yields MAWRSWVRRIYEWVLPGGERDLRKGREGGHARRGPVTHVVILDGTMSSLVPGCESNAGLTYRLLSEARGTHLSLYYEAGLQWQDWRSTLGVMMGHGINRQIRRAYGYLASRYRPGDQIYLMGYSRGGYAVRSLAGAIDEIGLLLRDAATERNVRQAWRHYQCGSSADVVQAFRDANCHASVPIQMVGVWDTVKALGLRLPILWRFGAGAYAFHSHTLGAPVLRGYQALALDETRVAYGPVMWQTDATTQADVQQVWFRGAHNDIGGHLTGFEAARPLANIPLVWMLERGEDAGLPLPEGWRERYPCDVGAPSVGTWRGLGWIFLLRRKRIVGVDPSERVHESVFKSETPPE; encoded by the coding sequence ATGGCGTGGCGCAGTTGGGTCCGGCGGATATATGAATGGGTGCTGCCGGGCGGCGAACGCGACCTGCGCAAGGGGCGCGAGGGCGGCCATGCCCGGCGCGGACCAGTGACGCATGTTGTGATCCTTGACGGGACGATGTCGTCGCTGGTGCCGGGCTGCGAGAGCAATGCAGGCCTTACCTATCGCCTACTGTCCGAGGCGCGCGGCACGCATCTGAGCCTTTATTATGAGGCAGGGCTGCAATGGCAAGACTGGCGCAGCACGCTGGGCGTGATGATGGGGCACGGGATCAACCGGCAGATCAGGCGGGCATACGGGTATCTGGCCAGCCGCTATAGGCCGGGTGACCAGATATATCTGATGGGATACTCGCGCGGGGGATACGCCGTGCGGTCGCTGGCCGGAGCTATTGACGAGATCGGCCTCCTGCTTCGCGATGCCGCGACGGAGCGTAATGTGCGGCAGGCGTGGCGGCATTACCAATGCGGCAGCAGCGCGGATGTGGTGCAGGCGTTTCGTGATGCAAATTGCCACGCGTCAGTCCCGATCCAGATGGTCGGCGTCTGGGACACGGTCAAGGCGCTGGGCCTGCGCTTGCCTATTCTCTGGCGCTTTGGCGCGGGGGCCTACGCGTTTCACTCACACACGCTGGGTGCGCCGGTGCTACGGGGCTATCAGGCGTTGGCGTTGGACGAGACGCGCGTCGCCTATGGCCCCGTGATGTGGCAGACAGATGCCACCACCCAGGCTGACGTGCAGCAGGTGTGGTTTCGCGGCGCGCATAACGACATCGGCGGGCATCTGACGGGGTTTGAGGCTGCGCGCCCGCTTGCGAATATCCCGCTGGTCTGGATGCTGGAGCGGGGCGAGGATGCAGGCCTGCCCCTACCCGAAGGTTGGCGCGAGCGATACCCTTGCGATGTTGGTGCGCCCTCTGTTGGCACATGGCGCGGCTTGGGCTGGATATTCCTGCTGCGGCGCAAGCGCATCGTAGGCGTCGATCCGTCCGAACGCGTGCATGAAAGCGTATTTAAAAGCGAAACGCCGCCCGAATGA
- a CDS encoding inositol monophosphatase family protein: protein MALSANLNVMMKAARKAGRALAKDFREVENLQVSMKGAGDFVSRADIQAEQIIKSELMNARPTYGWLAEEGGEEAGTDPTRRWIVDPLDGTTNYLHGLAHWAVSIALEHKGQIVAGVVYDASKDELFFAEKGEGAWMNESRLRVSGRDKLIESIFSTGLPFGGRADLPHTLQDLARLLPTCAGVRRFGAASLDLAYVAAGRYDGFWERRLQSWDMAAGLLIAREAGALVEPMTEGREILDEGAVICANNAIFSKFAKIIRNQ, encoded by the coding sequence ATGGCACTCAGCGCAAATCTGAACGTGATGATGAAGGCGGCCCGCAAGGCGGGGCGCGCGCTGGCCAAGGACTTTCGCGAGGTTGAGAACCTTCAGGTCAGCATGAAGGGCGCCGGCGATTTCGTCAGCCGCGCCGATATTCAGGCTGAGCAGATCATTAAATCCGAGCTGATGAACGCGCGCCCCACCTACGGCTGGCTGGCCGAAGAGGGCGGCGAGGAGGCGGGCACAGACCCTACCCGCCGCTGGATTGTTGATCCGCTGGACGGCACGACAAACTATCTGCACGGGTTGGCGCATTGGGCGGTGTCCATCGCGCTGGAGCATAAGGGCCAGATCGTCGCCGGTGTCGTCTATGACGCGTCCAAGGACGAACTCTTCTTTGCTGAAAAGGGCGAGGGCGCGTGGATGAACGAGTCGCGCCTGCGCGTGTCGGGGCGCGACAAGCTGATCGAGAGCATATTCTCCACCGGCCTGCCATTTGGTGGCCGTGCCGATCTGCCGCACACGTTGCAGGATCTGGCGCGCCTTTTGCCCACCTGTGCCGGTGTGCGCCGCTTTGGTGCAGCGTCGCTCGACCTCGCTTATGTTGCGGCTGGCCGCTATGACGGATTTTGGGAGCGGCGACTGCAATCGTGGGATATGGCCGCTGGCCTGCTGATCGCCCGCGAGGCCGGTGCATTGGTCGAGCCTATGACCGAAGGGCGCGAAATTCTGGACGAAGGCGCGGTTATCTGCGCCAACAACGCCATATTCAGCAAATTCGCCAAGATTATCCGCAATCAGTGA
- a CDS encoding group III truncated hemoglobin yields the protein MTNPLAQFEISHDQIGRVVTVFYAKVRRDPVLGPIFAAHLGPKGWPAHEEKITRFWANAILRTRGYDGNPMQVHKVATDVQAEHFAIWLGLFDTVLAAELPKDTARRWSALAHRIGRGFQVGLEMRAPPGTVPNLR from the coding sequence ATGACAAACCCGCTGGCCCAGTTCGAGATTTCGCACGACCAGATAGGGCGCGTCGTGACGGTATTTTATGCCAAGGTGCGGCGCGATCCGGTGCTGGGCCCGATCTTTGCCGCGCATCTCGGGCCAAAGGGATGGCCCGCGCACGAGGAGAAGATCACCCGTTTTTGGGCGAATGCGATCCTTCGGACACGCGGCTATGACGGCAATCCCATGCAGGTGCACAAGGTCGCAACCGATGTGCAGGCCGAGCATTTTGCCATCTGGCTGGGCCTTTTTGATACCGTTTTGGCCGCGGAGTTGCCCAAGGACACCGCGCGGCGCTGGTCCGCACTGGCGCACCGGATCGGGCGCGGCTTTCAGGTGGGGCTAGAGATGCGCGCGCCGCCGGGCACGGTGCCGAACCTGCGCTGA
- a CDS encoding rhomboid family intramembrane serine protease, producing the protein MFPIRDHNPSGRTPYVTYALIVANIGVFLSYWSLFSDPYSLNLFYVNWAMIPAKIVYDSAYETLFTSMFLHGGWMHLAGNMLFLWVFGDNLEDEMGHLPYLAFYLSCGIGAGLVQLASEPYSLVPTVGASGAIAGVMGGYLLLYPKAKVDILIILIFIFRVVPIPAWLMLGVWFVFQLFGGLSMQTGGGGVAYWAHAGGFVIGAVLTIPLLLRRGGIQFWKRTHGHPPHDETRYAYARSHIPNVKRKR; encoded by the coding sequence ATGTTTCCCATCCGCGATCATAACCCGTCGGGGCGTACGCCCTATGTAACCTACGCGCTGATCGTGGCGAATATCGGCGTATTCCTCAGCTATTGGTCTCTCTTCAGCGACCCATATTCGCTGAACTTATTCTATGTGAACTGGGCGATGATTCCGGCAAAAATAGTGTATGATAGCGCGTATGAAACGCTGTTTACCTCTATGTTTTTGCATGGCGGCTGGATGCATCTGGCAGGCAACATGCTATTCCTCTGGGTCTTTGGCGATAACCTTGAGGATGAGATGGGCCACCTGCCCTACCTCGCCTTCTACCTTTCCTGCGGCATCGGCGCCGGACTGGTGCAACTGGCGTCCGAGCCTTATTCGCTGGTTCCGACCGTTGGCGCATCTGGCGCCATCGCGGGCGTGATGGGCGGCTACCTGCTGCTATACCCCAAGGCAAAGGTCGATATTCTCATCATCCTGATCTTTATATTCAGGGTCGTGCCCATTCCTGCGTGGCTAATGCTGGGCGTGTGGTTCGTTTTTCAGCTGTTTGGCGGGCTGTCGATGCAGACGGGCGGCGGCGGTGTGGCATACTGGGCCCATGCTGGCGGCTTTGTCATCGGCGCGGTTCTGACTATTCCACTACTGCTGCGCCGGGGCGGCATCCAATTCTGGAAGCGCACGCACGGCCATCCGCCCCATGACGAGACGCGCTATGCCTATGCGCGCTCGCATATTCCAAACGTCAAACGCAAGAGGTGA
- the ileS gene encoding isoleucine--tRNA ligase, protein MCADTPDTATQTAPEYKDTLNLPQTDFPMRAGLPKREPDWLARWEEIGIYDRLREKSAGRAPFTLHDGPPYANGHLHIGHALNKILKDMVVRSQQMMGKDARYIPGWDCHGLPIEWKIEEQYRAKGKNKDEVDIVDFRQECRKFAEGWVDIQRGEFKRLGVTGKWENPYLTMDFRAERIIAEEFQKFLMTGTLYQGSKPVMWSPVEQTALAEAEVEYHDKDSFTIWVKFPVSTPGDLVGANVVIWTTTPWTIPSNKAVVYGADYDYGLYEVTDTPDECWAAPGERFLLADKLAGEVFRRARLEEGMWKRVRGVTADELAGLSLSHPLAHAEGSLGEWDTPRYFLAADFVTDDEGTGFVHCAPSHGMEEFELFRDLGKLGEVITYNVMDDGTFREGLPFFGGKAILTPKGKEGDANKAVIDKLTEVGGLLARGKVKHSYPHSWRSKAPIIYRNTPQWFAAIDRPVGDGQDTYGTTIRERALTSIDELVKWTPQKGRNRLYAMIEARPDWVLSRQRAWGVPLTCFTRKGALPTDENFLLKNEQVNARILEAFEAEGADAWYKDGAKDRFLSGIVNPDEWDKVDDILDVWFDSGSTHAFVLRDRADGSEDGLADLYLEGTDQHRGWFHSSMLQACGTMGRAPYRGVLTHGFTLDAKGNKMSKSVGNTVSPDDVTKQYGADILRLWVAQSDYTADLRIGPEILKGVADSYRRMRNTMRFLLGALAHFDEADRIEASEMPELEQWVLHRMAELDTRVRDGYAAYDFQGVTQTLLNFCTLDLSAFYFDVRKDALYCDGDSTRRRAARTVLDLLFHRLTTWLAPIMVFTMEEVWLERFPGAGSSLHLQDMPDTPQSWLNPELAAKWTTIRKARRVVTAALEVERTNKVIGSSLEAAPEVFVTDAATLAALESVPFEDVCITSAIHAQKGTGPQDAFTLPEADGIAVIFQKAPGDKCLRCWKILPDVGTHKHPGTCQRCSDALD, encoded by the coding sequence ATGTGCGCCGACACACCCGATACCGCGACCCAGACCGCCCCCGAGTACAAAGACACGCTGAACCTGCCGCAGACGGATTTCCCAATGCGCGCCGGCCTGCCCAAGCGCGAGCCGGATTGGCTGGCCCGCTGGGAAGAGATCGGCATCTATGACCGCCTGCGCGAGAAATCTGCGGGCCGCGCGCCCTTTACCCTGCATGACGGCCCTCCCTACGCGAATGGCCACCTGCATATCGGTCACGCGCTGAACAAGATCCTTAAGGATATGGTCGTGCGCAGCCAGCAGATGATGGGCAAGGATGCCCGCTATATCCCCGGCTGGGACTGCCACGGCCTGCCGATCGAATGGAAGATCGAGGAGCAATACCGCGCCAAAGGCAAAAACAAGGACGAGGTCGACATCGTCGATTTCCGCCAGGAATGCCGCAAGTTCGCCGAGGGCTGGGTGGATATCCAGCGGGGTGAATTCAAGCGCCTCGGCGTCACCGGCAAATGGGAAAACCCCTACCTCACAATGGATTTCCGCGCCGAGCGGATCATCGCAGAGGAGTTTCAGAAATTCCTGATGACCGGCACGCTGTATCAAGGGTCCAAGCCCGTGATGTGGTCGCCGGTAGAACAAACCGCGCTGGCCGAGGCCGAGGTGGAGTATCACGACAAGGACAGCTTCACGATCTGGGTGAAGTTCCCTGTGTCGACGCCGGGCGATCTGGTAGGCGCCAATGTCGTCATCTGGACCACGACGCCTTGGACCATCCCATCGAACAAGGCTGTTGTTTACGGTGCAGACTATGATTACGGCCTCTATGAAGTCACAGACACACCCGATGAGTGCTGGGCCGCCCCCGGCGAGCGCTTCCTTCTGGCCGACAAGCTGGCAGGCGAAGTATTCAGGCGCGCGCGCCTAGAAGAGGGCATGTGGAAACGTGTGCGCGGCGTGACTGCCGATGAACTAGCGGGCCTGTCCCTGTCCCACCCACTCGCCCACGCTGAAGGCTCTCTGGGCGAATGGGATACCCCCCGCTATTTCCTCGCCGCCGATTTCGTCACCGACGACGAGGGTACCGGCTTCGTCCACTGCGCGCCCTCCCACGGTATGGAAGAATTCGAGCTTTTCCGCGATCTCGGCAAGTTGGGCGAGGTCATCACCTATAACGTCATGGACGACGGCACCTTCCGCGAGGGTCTACCTTTCTTTGGCGGCAAGGCGATCCTGACGCCCAAAGGCAAAGAGGGTGACGCCAACAAGGCTGTCATCGACAAGCTGACCGAGGTGGGCGGGCTTCTGGCACGCGGCAAGGTCAAGCACAGCTATCCGCATAGCTGGCGGTCCAAGGCGCCGATCATCTATCGCAACACGCCGCAATGGTTTGCCGCCATCGACCGCCCTGTGGGCGACGGACAGGACACCTACGGCACCACCATCCGCGAGCGCGCGCTGACATCCATCGACGAGCTGGTGAAGTGGACCCCGCAAAAAGGCCGCAACCGCCTTTATGCGATGATCGAGGCGCGGCCCGATTGGGTCCTGTCGCGCCAGCGCGCGTGGGGCGTGCCGCTGACCTGCTTCACGCGCAAAGGCGCGCTGCCAACCGATGAGAATTTCCTGCTCAAGAACGAGCAGGTGAACGCCCGCATCCTTGAGGCATTCGAGGCCGAAGGCGCAGATGCGTGGTACAAGGACGGGGCCAAGGACCGCTTTCTGTCGGGCATCGTCAACCCCGATGAGTGGGACAAGGTCGACGACATTCTCGACGTCTGGTTTGATTCCGGGTCCACCCACGCCTTTGTCTTGCGCGACCGCGCGGATGGGTCTGAGGACGGGCTGGCAGACCTCTACCTTGAGGGCACGGACCAGCATCGCGGGTGGTTCCACTCGTCGATGCTTCAGGCTTGCGGCACAATGGGCCGCGCGCCCTATCGCGGCGTGCTGACCCACGGCTTCACGCTGGATGCCAAGGGCAACAAAATGTCCAAATCGGTCGGCAACACAGTGTCGCCCGACGACGTGACCAAGCAATACGGCGCCGATATCCTGCGCCTTTGGGTCGCGCAGTCGGATTATACCGCCGACCTGCGCATCGGGCCCGAAATCCTCAAGGGCGTTGCTGACAGTTATCGCCGAATGCGCAACACCATGCGCTTCCTGCTTGGCGCGCTGGCACACTTTGACGAGGCTGACCGCATCGAGGCATCCGAGATGCCGGAACTGGAGCAGTGGGTGCTGCACCGCATGGCCGAGTTGGATACCCGCGTGCGCGATGGCTACGCCGCCTATGATTTTCAGGGCGTCACCCAGACATTGCTGAATTTCTGCACGCTGGACCTGTCGGCCTTCTACTTCGACGTGCGCAAGGACGCGCTCTATTGCGATGGCGACAGCACGCGCCGCCGCGCCGCGCGCACGGTGCTTGATCTGCTGTTCCACCGCCTCACCACATGGCTCGCCCCCATCATGGTCTTTACCATGGAGGAGGTCTGGCTAGAGCGTTTCCCCGGCGCCGGATCGTCCCTGCACCTGCAGGACATGCCGGACACACCGCAAAGCTGGCTAAATCCAGAATTGGCGGCCAAGTGGACCACTATCCGCAAGGCGCGCCGCGTCGTGACTGCGGCCTTGGAGGTGGAGCGCACGAACAAGGTCATCGGCTCCTCGCTTGAGGCGGCACCGGAGGTGTTTGTTACAGACGCAGCCACGCTGGCGGCGCTGGAATCCGTCCCGTTTGAGGATGTTTGCATCACATCAGCGATCCACGCCCAAAAAGGCACCGGACCGCAGGATGCGTTCACCCTGCCCGAGGCAGACGGCATCGCCGTCATTTTCCAAAAGGCACCGGGCGATAAGTGCCTACGCTGCTGGAAGATCCTGCCAGATGTCGGCACGCATAAGCATCCCGGCACTTGCCAGCGCTGCTCGGACGCGCTTGACTAG